One Hevea brasiliensis isolate MT/VB/25A 57/8 chromosome 5, ASM3005281v1, whole genome shotgun sequence genomic region harbors:
- the LOC110656633 gene encoding uncharacterized protein LOC110656633, with the protein MEDTTEQSQTPPEDFQENTYPLDQNTYSQEEEDDDECSSYGPSDCYDYLEEQEESNHGRENTSADYYDYLEEQEESNHGRENTSEENHFQRMNTERSLPFQGTYMCFPLSLIGKSQLEQGDQIIMPPSAFEHLLRLEVGFPMLFKISNDSKGRVSHCGVYEFTADEGSVFLPSWMMKNLQSQEGELLSLKSATLERGTYIKLQPHSMDFLGIVNPKAVLEWTLSSKFFCLTTGDTIVINYNSKNFFIDIVETRPSSAVCILDTDCEVDFAPPLDYKEPVKPAKIAKEEEQAEEKEPSKEKAMFIPFTGLPRRLDGKPAAELASSTSSSVGENNHTRTIDAESRSQKRPGKLVFGSPDSESKSEKTEAKIVRSESPKKQQFQPFTGKKHSLRG; encoded by the coding sequence aTGGAAGACACTACAGAGCAGAGTCAGACACCTCCTGAAGATTTCCAAGAAAACACTTATCCCCTCGATCAGAACACATATTCTCAAGAAGAAGAAGACGATGATGAATGTAGTAGCTACGGACCCTCTGATTGCTATGATTATTTGGAGGAACAAGAAGAAAGCAATCATGGCAGAGAAAACACGTCCGCTGATTACTATGATTATTTGGAGGAACAAGAAGAAAGCAATCATGGCAGAGAAAACACGTCCGAAGAAAATCACTTTCAACGTATGAATACAGAAAGAAGCCTTCCTTTCCAGGGCACTTACATGTGTTTTCCTCTATCCCTGATTGGGAAGTCGCAACTTGAGCAGGGTGATCAGATCATAATGCCCCCATCAGCTTTTGAGCATCTCCTGCGCCTGGAAGTTGGTTTCCCGATGCTATTCAAAATCAGTAACGATTCCAAGGGACGGGTTTCGCATTGCGGAGTTTATGAATTCACTGCTGATGAGGGTTCTGTGTTTTTGCCGAGTTGGATGATGAAGAACTTGCAGTCGCAGGAAGGTGAATTACTTAGCCTGAAGAGTGCTACCCTTGAAAGAGGAACTTACATAAAGCTGCAACCCCATTCTATGGATTTCTTGGGCATTGTCAATCCAAAAGCAGTCCTGGAATGGACTCTGAGTTCCAAGTTCTTCTGCCTCACCACCGGAGATACTATTGTGATCAACTATAATAGTAAGAATTTTTTTATCGATATAGTGGAGACCAGGCCTTCTTCTGCTGTTTGCATTCTTGATACGGATTGCGAAGTGGATTTTGCTCCTCCTCTGGATTATAAAGAGCCAGTAAAACCTGCCAAAATAGCTAAAGAGGAGGAGCAGGCTGAAGAGAAGGAGccaagcaaggagaaagcaatgTTCATCCCGTTTACAGGTTTGCCCAGACGTTTGGATGGGAAGCCTGCAGCAGAGTTGGCTTCATCCACTTCATCTTCTGTTGGGGAAAATAACCATACAAGAACAATTGATGCAGAGTCGAGATCCCAGAAACGTCCAGGAAAGCTAGTGTTTGGCTCCCCTGATTCAGAAAGCAAATCAGAAAAGACAGAGGCCAAGATTGTTAGAAGTGAATCTCCAAAGAAACAGCAATTTCAGCCATTCACAGGGAAGAAGCACTCATTGAGAGGCTGA
- the LOC110656643 gene encoding uncharacterized protein LOC110656643, whose amino-acid sequence MAKYGEGDKRWIVEERPDGANVHNWHWAETNCLEWSRNLLSKLLSNLVILDGEGNLFIKIKKLEKVDGEAYVNVRKGKIIPGYELNVSLSWEGEAKDSDGKSLLKVDGSVEIPYISDENADEDPEIKVTVKDEGPIGKTLKEAMVAKGKPVIEEKVRVYVQSMAKGGPAKDELETKRVAPKGQSTAVKEEVASAKIAAGQKKEVKKESKKGFKTINLTEKFSCRARDMYEILMDENRWKGFTQSNARISKEVGGEFSIFDGSVTGTNVELQDGKLIVQKWRFGSWPDGIVSTVRLTLYEPEPGLTVVKLLHTDIPEEDRYGNATVAENTERGWRDLIFHKIRAVFGFGI is encoded by the exons ATGGCCAAGTACGGAGAAGGCGATAAGCGCTGGATCGTAGAGGAAAGACCAGATGGTGCCAATGTCCATAATTGGCATTGGGCAGAGACCAATTGTTTGGAATGGTCGCGGAATCTCCTCTCCAAGCTTCTTTCTAATCTCGTTATTCTTGACGGCGAAGGAAACCTTTTCATCAAGATCAAGAAGCTCGAGAAGGTCGACGGTGAGGCCTACGTTAATGTTCGCAAGGGTAAAATCATTCCTGGATATGAACTTAATGTTTCTCTTTCTTGGGAAGGTGAAGCTAAGGATTCTGATGGGAAATCTTTGCTTAAAGTTGATGGATCTGTGGAGATCCCGTATATTTCGGACGAGAATGCTGACGAGGATCCGGAAATTAAGGTGACCGTTAAGGATGAAGGACCAATTGGAAAAACATTGAAGGAAGCAATGGTGGCCAAAGGAAAACCGGTTATTGAAGAGAAAGTTAGGGTTTATGTTCAGAGTATGGCCAAGGGTGGACCTGCTAAGGATGAATTGGAAACAAAAAGGGTCGCGCCCAAGGGGCAATCGACGGCGGTAAAAGAGGAGGTAGCTTCGGCGAAGATTGCAGCAGGACAGAAGAAGGAGGTGAAGAAAGAATCAAAGAAAGGGTTTAAAACAATAAATCTGACAGAGAAGTTTAGTTGCAGAGCTAGGGATATGTATGAGATATTGATGGATGAGAATCGATGGAAAGGTTTTACGCAGAGTAACGCGAGAATTAGTAAAGAAGTAGGAGGGGAGTTTAGTATTTTTGATGGGTCGGTGACGGGGACCAATGTGGAGTTGCAGGATGGGAAGCTCATAGTGCAGAAGTGGAGGTTCGGGAGCTGGCCTGATGGAATTGTTTCAACG GTAAGACTTACTTTGTATGAGCCTGAACCTGGCCTTACTGTTGTCAAGCTATTGCACACTGACATTCCTGAGGAAGACAG ATACGGGAATGCAACTGTGGCAGAAAACACAGAGAGAGGATGGAGGGATCTTATTTTCCATAAGATACGTGCTGTTTTTGGTTTTGGCATATGA